The DNA segment GCTTCATGGGGGGAGGGTGTGGGATCGTTACAGTCTTGTCAAAGACGCTCGGGGGCTGCATTGACGGGCGCCCCACGAGGGGATGCATCCATCCATGACGTTAGAAATCGGCCTCACCCTACTGGTCATCCTGATCACCCTGGTCGCATTCATCCGCGAATGGGCGGCGCCGGATGTGCTGGCGCTCACGATCCTCTGTCTGGTGGTTGCGTTGAAGCTGGTGAGTCCGACGGAGATGATGGATGTGTTCCGCAATGAGGCCCCGCTGACCATCGCCGCGCTCTTTGTCATTGGCGGTGCGCTCGAGCGGTCGGGCGCGGTGGATCACATCGGAAAGGTGCTGAAGAACAAACTGTCGGGGAATACCCGCATCGCCATTCTCGCCTTCTCCCTGCTCGCCGCGTTCTTCAGTGCATGGATGAACAACACGGCCATCGTCGCCATCCTCCTGCCGGTGACTCTCGGCTTTGCCCGCAGCAAGGACATCGCGCCGTCCCGCCTGCTGATGCCGCTTTCCTACTCCTCGATCCTGGGGGGGTGCTGCACCCTGATTGGTACTTCGACCAACCTGCTGGTCAATGGGTCGTTGAAGGGTCTGGGCGAGAAGCCGATGGGTATGTTCGAACTGGCTCCGATCGGCCTGCCGATGGCCGTCGCCGGCATCGGCTATCTGGCGATCTTCGGTCCGAAGCTGATCCCAGCGCGTTCCTCGATCACCGGTTCCCTTGAGATCGATCACCGGACCTCGCCGCTGCACCATCTCCTGATCGGCAGGGGTTCTCCCATCGTCGGCATGAAGCTGGTGGACACCCCGCTGGCCGACCGTGCCTCCGGTGTCCACGTGATGGAGATCCGCCGCAAGGGGACCCGTCTGATGACCCCCATTTCCAAGCTGGTGATCGAGCCGAACGACCGCTTCCTGGTGGCGCTGCACCGCCGGCGCGGTGGGGCGGCCAAAGCGGAGGAGTTGTTCGACGAAATCGGCGCGCAGGTGCTCTCGACGGTGGACGGCATCGTTTCCGAGTTGGTCATCCGGGATGAATCCTCCCTGCACGGCAAGACCCTGGCTGCATCGGACTTCCGCCAGCGCTACAACTGCGTGGTGCTGGCCGTGCACCGGGACGGCATCAACATCACCAGTCAGATCGCCACGCTCCCGCTGGAAACCGGTGACACGCTGCTGGTCATCACCGCGCTCAACAACCTGGACAGCCTGAAGGCCACCCGGGATTTCGTGCTGACGGACCTGCCGGAGGAGGCTCCCTCCCAGGATGAGCCGAAGGTGGGGAAGAACAAGCACATCATCATCTCCTGGGCCACGCTGGTGGGGGTGGTGCTGGTGGCGACGTTGACGGACTTCCTGCATCCCTTTGTTTCGTGGATCCCGGAGATCCCGATCCACTACGCGGCGCTCGTCGGAGCGCTGCTCCTGCTGTGGCTGAAGATCGTCACGCCGCGTGAGGCATATGCGAGTGTGGATTGGCAGGTGCTGCTGATGCTTTACGGACTGCTGGGGCTCGGCATGGCGATGCAGAACACAGGGACGGCGAAGTTCCTGTCCACGGAGATCGTGGAGCTCACGGAGCGTTTTGTCTCCCCGGAGTATCTGCCGGTGGTGCTGTTGTGGACGGTGTTCCTGCTGACCTTGATCCTGACGGAGGTGCTTTCGAACAATGCGACGGCGGTCATGATGGTGCCCATCGTCGTAACGCTGGCGCATGAGCTGAAAGTGGACTCCCGTCCTTTCGTCATGGGTGTGACCGTGGCTGCCTCCACAGCTTTCGCGCTGCCCATGGGCTACCAGACGCACATGATGGTTTTTGGGCCGGGGGGCTACAAGTTCGTGGACTTCCTCAAGGTGGGCATCCCGCTCAACATCATCTGCTGGATCATTTCCTGCAGCCTGATCCCGTTCATCTGGCCGTTCTGATCAGGAAACGTCCACGGACAGATCCCCTCCGAGATTCTCAATCGCGGTGGTGAGGGCGATGGCGTCCGAATTCTCCGGAATGGATACCACGCCGCGGGCGCGGAACAGCGGATGTCCCGCCATCGGCGCGCTTTCCAGTCCGGTGGTGAGCTCCTCGACGTTGCCTCCCGCGTTGGCGATGGCGGCGGCGAGTTCGCGGACGATGCCGGGGCGGTCGTTGCCGACGACATCCACGGAAAGGGTGCGGCGGTTCTCCGGGGCGGGGGCGGTTTCCCGCACGGTCTGTACGGTGATGCCATCCGCGCCCAGTGCCTGGAGTCGTGCGATCAGTTCATCCGCGGAGGCGTCGGCGCATTCCACACGGACGATGCCGGCGAACTGTCCTGCGAGGCGGGCCATGCGGCTTTCCAGCCAATTTCCGCCCTGGGCGGCGACGATGTCCGATAGGGTGCGCACGAGGCCGGAGCGGTCCGGGCCGAGAACGGTCATCACGAGCGAAGTGGTCATACGGGTAGTTTGAGATGGCATGGAGGACGATACGAGAGATTTCCGACAGGGGAGGGGAATCATCCCGGTTTTTCGAGATTGTTTTCTGAAAGCTTGTGAAGGGGACGAAGTTCCATCAATTTCGCTCCACGCTTCATCTCCATGCCCCCTATGGCCAACGATCATCCCTTTCAAACGCTCTTCGAATCGTTCGGACGGCTTCCATCCGCCCACACGGATGTGGTCAATCGCAAAGCCTATGGTGAGCTTCTCACCACGCTGGATGTAGAGACGGACCGGGAGGGGCGTTGCATCCTCCTCCGCGCACCGCGCGCGGGTCACGGAAAAACCCATCTCCTTTCC comes from the Luteolibacter sp. SL250 genome and includes:
- a CDS encoding SLC13 family permease produces the protein MTLEIGLTLLVILITLVAFIREWAAPDVLALTILCLVVALKLVSPTEMMDVFRNEAPLTIAALFVIGGALERSGAVDHIGKVLKNKLSGNTRIAILAFSLLAAFFSAWMNNTAIVAILLPVTLGFARSKDIAPSRLLMPLSYSSILGGCCTLIGTSTNLLVNGSLKGLGEKPMGMFELAPIGLPMAVAGIGYLAIFGPKLIPARSSITGSLEIDHRTSPLHHLLIGRGSPIVGMKLVDTPLADRASGVHVMEIRRKGTRLMTPISKLVIEPNDRFLVALHRRRGGAAKAEELFDEIGAQVLSTVDGIVSELVIRDESSLHGKTLAASDFRQRYNCVVLAVHRDGINITSQIATLPLETGDTLLVITALNNLDSLKATRDFVLTDLPEEAPSQDEPKVGKNKHIIISWATLVGVVLVATLTDFLHPFVSWIPEIPIHYAALVGALLLLWLKIVTPREAYASVDWQVLLMLYGLLGLGMAMQNTGTAKFLSTEIVELTERFVSPEYLPVVLLWTVFLLTLILTEVLSNNATAVMMVPIVVTLAHELKVDSRPFVMGVTVAASTAFALPMGYQTHMMVFGPGGYKFVDFLKVGIPLNIICWIISCSLIPFIWPF
- a CDS encoding ACT domain-containing protein; this encodes MTTSLVMTVLGPDRSGLVRTLSDIVAAQGGNWLESRMARLAGQFAGIVRVECADASADELIARLQALGADGITVQTVRETAPAPENRRTLSVDVVGNDRPGIVRELAAAIANAGGNVEELTTGLESAPMAGHPLFRARGVVSIPENSDAIALTTAIENLGGDLSVDVS